The segment GCGGATCAGTTCATCTGATGCAGACTGTTGATTTTCTGGGAGGTTCGTATGTGAGCCGAATTAACTACAAGGCTCTCAGCATCCTAAAACAGTTTTAGTCTTGTGTGTGTCGAATGAGGGATTGGTATAAAGTTCAGAACTCGTCAGATATGTGTAATTTCTGAATGGAGCTCTGAGGTTTTCTTGTGAAGACTGTTTCCACAAACTACTGTAAGGTGTCATGAGCACAGAGTCACAGGTTTGGTCACAATGTCTCGTACACTATCAGATGTGTTCCGTTATTATAAATTTATTATAATAACGTtattataaatgtgtgtgtgtgtgtgtgtgtgtgtgtgtgtgtgttcaggccGCAGCACCTGAGCGGCCTGCAGTTGGTCTCAGATCTGTGTTCTGGCGGCCTGCAGGGAGCCACTATCGGATCCACCGACATCAGTCTGACTCCAGGAAAGATCCGGTCTGGAAGCCACATGGccgacacacagacagcagggtgagtcagtctgtctgtctgtctgtctgtcagtaaCAGAGGTCCCTGATGTTTGACTGGATTTTAAATCAAAGCTGAACAGATGACACAATCTAACGTCCTATTTTATCGTCTCACTTTAACATTCTAAACTGTAAATCAGTTGTTCTTTTAAAGGCAGTAATCAATatgtattctgtgtgtgtgtgtgtgtgtgtgtgtgtgtgttgtgtgtgtgtgtgtgtgtgtgtgtgtgtgtgtgtgcgtgtgtgtgtgtcaggagtgtgtgtctgctgctACAGGTAGCTCTACCTTGCGCTCTGTACGCTGACGCTTCCTCACAGCTCTGTCTGAAGGGAGGAACCAACGCAGAGATGGCTCCTCAGATCGACTACACTGTCAAGGTCtgatgcacacgcacacacacacatacacacacacacacacacacacacacacacacagtaacatgtTCGGGATGAATCTGTGTTCAactgtttattttcttcttcaggtgtttaaaccaaTCGTAGAGAAGTTTGGAGTCCATtttgactgtgacatcagaaTGAGGTcagtttcctgtgtgtgtgtgtgtgtgtgtgtgtaactcaTAGTTGGGTATAACGTGTTACAAAGTAACGCATTATACCTggtacacgctggtactcaccaattattcccagtcgtctttcacggcgtgtgtgatgtcatcgggttattcttgtcctgtttttattactttactattatctagatagatagatagatagatagatagatagatagatagatagatatactTTATTTAATCCCCAGGGGGGAAATTTAAAATGTCCTCAGCAGCAGGGGCaatgatgacaaaaaaagacacagatcaCAAGAACACAGCACACATACTGACACAAGAAAAATCCTAAAAGTACATAAGATCACAAGGTGTGAATAAAGGGTATAAAAAGGTGTGTAAAAAACAGTACAATAAATAGGAAGAATGGTTCANTAAGATCACAAGGTGTGAATAAAGGGTATAAAAAGGTGTGTAAAAACAGTACAATAAATAGGAAGAATGGTTCAAAGTGCATATGAGTTTGATCGCAGGGAGGAGTTGCACAGTGTTATTGCTGTGGGTATGAATGATTTTTTGTAGCGCTCTTTTGAACAGCGGGGGAGCCTGTATCTGGTGCTGAATGTGCTCTtgagtgtgtccagtgttttaTGGAGAGGATGGGTGGTGTTGTATACGATCCTATTGAATTTGGCCTGGATTCtgtcctccaccacctcctcaaGAGTGCTCAGCTTCAGGCCAACAACAGACT is part of the Epinephelus moara isolate mb chromosome 10, YSFRI_EMoa_1.0, whole genome shotgun sequence genome and harbors:
- the LOC126396240 gene encoding RNA 3'-terminal phosphate cyclase-like yields the protein MKMDSAAAEIDGSLMEGGGQILRVSAALSCITGTSIKITKIRAGRSTPGLRPQHLSGLQLVSDLCSGGLQGATIGSTDISLTPGKIRSGSHMADTQTAGSVCLLLQVALPCALYADASSQLCLKGGTNAEMAPQIDYTVKVFKPIVEKFGVHFDCDIRMRSVSCVCVCVCV